One Triticum dicoccoides isolate Atlit2015 ecotype Zavitan chromosome 5B, WEW_v2.0, whole genome shotgun sequence genomic window carries:
- the LOC119312998 gene encoding protein EXPORTIN 1A-like, whose product MWLQVVHILQNSQNLNTKFFALQVLESVIKYRWNALPVEQRDGIKNYISDVIVQLSSNEVSFRQERLYVNKLNIILVQVLKHEWPARWTSFIPDLVAAAKSSETICENCMAILKLLSEEIFDFSRGEMTQQKIKELKSSLNSEFRLIHELCLYVLSATQSSELIRATLATLHAFLSWIPVGFIFESPLLETLLKFFPMAAYRNLTLQCLTEVAALQFGDFYNVQYVKMYTFFMLQLQAILPPGTIPNAYANGSNEEQAFIQNLALFFTAFFKNHIRILEASAENRAALLVGLEYLIGISYVDDTEVFKVCLDYWNVFVLELFEAHNQMEPAIPAAQMIPGVDGTGTAVHQRRQLYASPLSKLRMLMICRMAKPEEVLIVEDENGNIVRETMKDNDVLVQYKIMRETLIYLSHLDHEDTEQQMLKKLTKQLNGEDWSWNNLNTLCWAIGSISGSMVEEQENRFLVMVIRDLLNLCEITKGKDNKAVIASNIMYVVGQYPRFLRAHWKFLKTVVNKLFEFMHEMHPGVQDMACDTFLKIVQKCKRKFVTQQVGENEPFVSELLTNLATTILDLEPHQIHTFYESVGHMIQAESDNTKRDEYLKRLMSLPNQKWAEIIGQAGQSIDILKNQDVIRSVLNILQTNTSVATSLGPHFFPQISLIFLDMLTVYRMYSELVSSTIAEGGPYASKSSFVKLLRSIKRETLKLIETFVDKAEDLPHLGKQFVPPMMDPILGDYARNVPDARESEVLSLFATIINKYKAEMLDDVPRIFEAVFQCTLEMITKNFEDYPEHRLKFFSLLRAIGTHCFKALIQLSSQQLKLVIDSINWAFRHTERNIAETGLSLLLEILKNFQASEFTNQFYKTYFLTIEQEIFAVLTDSFHKPGFKLHVLVLQHLFCVVDGLTEPLWDASTVSYPSNAMFVRDYTIKLLGASFPNMTAAEVTKFVDGLLGSRHDLPSFKNHIRDFLVQSKEFSAQDNKDLYAEEAAVQREKERQRMLAIPGLIAPSELQDEMVDS is encoded by the exons ATGTGGCTGCAAGTGGTGCACATCCTGCAGAACTCCCAGAACCTCAACACCAAGTTCTTTGCCCTCCAA GTACTTGAAAGTGTTATCAAGTACAGGTGGAACGCATTGCCGGTTGAACAACGTGACGGCATAAAGAATTACATATCTGATGTGATTGTTCAG CTCTCAAGTAATGAGGTTTCCTTTCGACAAGAGAGGCTTTATGTTAATAAGCTCAACATTATATTGGTGCAG GTTCTGAAGCATGAGTGGCCAGCCAGGTGGACATCCTTCATTCCTGaccttgttgcagcagcaaagagcAGTGAAACCATATGTGAAAACTGCATGGCTATACTGAAG CTTTTAAGCGAAGAAATTTTTGATTTTTCAAGAGGTGAAATGACACAACAGAAGATTAAAGAACTCAAGTCCTCACTCAACAG TGAATTTCGACTCATCCATGAGCTGTGTTTGTATGTCCTATCTGCAACACAAAGTTCTGAGCTGATCCGTGCTACATTGGCTACGCTTCATGCTTTCTTATCATGGATTCCTGTTGGATTCATCTTTGAATCACCATTG CTGGAGACGCTGCTGAAGTTCTTTCCTATGGCTGCCTATCGGAACCTTACACTTCAGTGCCTTACAGAG GTTGCTGCTCTTCAGTTCGGTGATTTTTATAACGTGCAGTATGTGAAGATGTACACATTTTTCATGTTGCAGCTGCAG GCTATTCTTCCTCCTGGAACAATTCCCAATGCGTATGCTAATGGTTCGAATGAAGAACAAGCATTCATACAAAATCTGGCACTCTTCTTCACTGCCTTCTTCAAG AATCATATACGCATACTGGAGGCATCTGCAGAAAATAGAGCTGCATTACTTGTTGGTCTTGAGTACCTCATTGGAATATCATATGTTGATGACACTGAAGTTTTCAAG GTGTGTTTGGATTACTGGAATGTATTTGTCTTGGAGCTTTTTGAAGCACACAATCAAATGGAGCCTGCAATACCAGCT GCCCAGATGATTCCTGGAGTTGATGGTACTGGTACAGCTGTTCACCAAAGGAGGCAGCTTTATGCAAGTCCACTATCAAAGTTACGAATGTTGATGATTTGTCGGATGGCAAAGCCTGAAGAGGTATTGATTGTGGAAGATGAAAATGGCAATATTGTACGGGAAACAATGAAGGATAATGATGTCCTTGTCCAATATAAG ATCATGAGGGAAACACTGATCTACTTGTCACATCTTGATCATGAGGATACAGAGCAACAG ATGTTGAAGAAATTGACTAAGCAATTGAATGGAGAAGACTGGAGTTGGAATAACCTCAATACTCTATGCTGGGCTATTGGATCAATATCTGGTTCTATGGTGGAGGAACAG GAGAACAGATTCTTGGTGATGGTTATTCGCGATTTGCTAAATCTCTGTGAAATCACTAAGGGGAAAGACAACAAAGCTGTTATTGCGAGTAACATCAT GTATGTGGTCGGTCAGTACCCAAGATTTCTCAGGGCTCATTGGAAGTTTCTGAAGACAGTAGTCAACAAATTATTTGAGTTCATGCATGAGATGCATCCTGGAGTTCAG GATATGGCGTGTGATACATTCCTCAAAATTGTTCAGAAATGCAAGCGCAAGTTTGTGACACAACAG GTGGGCGAGAACGAACCATTTGTTTCTGAACTGCTCACCAACCTTGCTACAACAATTCTTGATCTTGAGCCGCATCAGATTCATACGTTTTATGAATCG GTTGGTCACATGATTCAAGCTGAATCTGATAATACTAAGAGGGACGAATACCTGAAGAGATTGATGAGCCTTCCTAATCAG AAATGGGCAGAAATAATTGGACAGGCAGGCCAAAGCATTGATATCCTGAAGAACCAAGATGTTATCAGATCTGTTCTTAACATATTGCAG ACAAACACAAGTGTTGCGACTTCGCTTGGACCACACTTTTTCCCACAAATTTCACTGATCTTCCTTGACATGCTGACAGTTTACAG AATGTACAGCGAGCTTGTATCAAGCACTATTGCTGAAGGGGGGCCTTATGCCTCAAAGTCGTCATTTGTAAAACTCTTAAG ATCTATCAAGAGGGAAACATTGAAATTGATTGAGACATTTGTGGACAAAGCTGAAGACCTACCGCACCTTGGGAAGCAGTTTGTTCCTCCAATGATGGATCCTATTCTTGGTGATTATGCTAGAAATGTGCCTGATGCAAGGGAATCTGAAGTCCTGTCCCTGTTTGCAACAATTATAAACAA GTACAAAGCTGAAATGCTTGATGATGTGCCTCGTATATTCGAGGCTGTTTTCCAGTGTACCCTTGAG ATGATTACTAAAAACTTTGAAGATTATCCTGAGCACCGCCTCAAGTTTTTCTCTTTACTTCGTGCTATCGGCACCCATTGCTTCAAAGCTTTAATTCAGCTTTCCAGCCAG CAATTGAAGCTTGTGATTGATTCGATTAACTGGGCATTTAGACATACAGAGAGAAACATTGCCGAGACTGGTCTTAGTCTTTTGTTGGAAATTCTGAAGAATTTTCAG GCTTCAGAATTCACGAATCAGTTCTACAAAACATATTTTTTGACTATAGAGCAGGAGATTTTTGCAGTTCTCACAGATTCATTTCATAAGCCTGGCTTCAAACTTCATGTTTTGGTGCTACAACACTTGTTTTGTGTG GTTGATGGCCTAACTGAACCTCTATGGGATGCATCCACGGTATCATATCCATCTAATGCCATGTTTGTACGGGACTACACAATCAAACTTCTTGGAGCATCATTTCCTAACATGACGGCAGCTGAG GTGACCAAGTTTGTTGATGGGCTTCTTGGTTCGAGACATGACCTCCCAAGCTTCAAAAACCATATTAGGGACTTCCTGGTGCAATCAAAGGAGTTCTCAGCCCAG GATAACAAGGATCTGTATGCGGAAGAGGCTGCGGTACAAAGAGAAAAGGAAAGGCAACGGATGCTTGCCATCCCAGGGCTGATTGCCCCAAGCGAATTGCAAGATGAGATGGTAGACTCATAG